A single Cnuibacter physcomitrellae DNA region contains:
- a CDS encoding efflux RND transporter periplasmic adaptor subunit, with the protein MTEQTETTGPEASAARKRVVRRRKAIAIAITTAVLCAAGGGTAFSLAQAAGPSYRTATAALGRVAESLDLTGTVASVTRRDMAFQVSGTVSSVAVSVGKHVTAGQTLAVLDTGSLQEAIDSAQDAVDSANEQLDSDLEAQSSDSMSTSGAAGSGSGALVSPDAGAAAPSGDAPSGGSPSGGSASPGSGSASPGSGGGDSGGGSPDTAAIEAAVAAVQVAQQTLLTQYRSATDAYDLAQQTIASSDETCRPFLEASLAGKDVNADSDADGAVDGAGGPSASGGSSTTDPVTGGSSTGTDLATLQAQLAACQAAIQSVQTDQQTVSTAQQAVLDAASALDTAVTSLQSAVASTSSSTPAPAPTAETTSAASGSAHVAVLASAVVTAGDTVGTGGASGSGSSIPSSGGSTTITADTILSDQAAVDAAEAQLAIAQANLAFATLSSPIEGTVAAVSISAGATVSAGSTDTVITVVGDDGYTVSSTVTLTNVAKLEVGQTATVELPSSGTTVSGTVSAIGLLDTSGSSTPSYDVTIALDDAGKTLLNGASASVTVAVAAGDSVLTVPTSAVHRSGTEYSVDVLRDGTSTAAPVEIGAMGSELTEIASGLSEGDEVVLADLDEAVPSDDSDTDSGTGLTGLGGTTGGSGSFPAGGTFPGGGAGGGFPDGGSLPAR; encoded by the coding sequence ATGACCGAGCAGACCGAGACCACCGGACCCGAGGCGTCGGCGGCACGCAAGCGCGTCGTGCGGAGACGCAAGGCGATCGCCATCGCGATCACCACCGCCGTGCTCTGCGCGGCGGGTGGCGGCACGGCGTTCTCGCTGGCGCAGGCAGCCGGGCCGTCGTACCGCACGGCGACGGCGGCGCTCGGGAGGGTGGCCGAATCGCTGGACCTCACCGGGACCGTGGCGTCGGTCACCCGACGGGACATGGCCTTCCAGGTCTCGGGCACGGTCTCCTCGGTCGCCGTGTCGGTCGGTAAGCACGTGACCGCGGGTCAGACGCTCGCCGTCCTCGACACCGGGAGCCTACAGGAGGCGATCGACTCAGCCCAGGACGCCGTCGACTCGGCGAACGAGCAGCTCGACAGCGACCTCGAGGCGCAGTCGTCCGACTCGATGTCGACGTCCGGCGCGGCGGGTTCGGGTTCGGGAGCCCTGGTGTCCCCGGATGCCGGGGCCGCCGCGCCCTCGGGGGACGCCCCTTCCGGAGGTTCGCCCTCGGGTGGGTCGGCGTCCCCGGGGTCCGGCTCCGCAAGCCCGGGCTCGGGCGGTGGTGACTCCGGTGGAGGGTCCCCCGACACCGCCGCCATCGAGGCCGCTGTCGCAGCGGTGCAGGTGGCTCAGCAGACCCTCCTCACCCAGTACCGGTCGGCGACGGACGCCTACGACCTCGCCCAGCAGACCATCGCATCCTCGGACGAGACCTGTCGACCGTTCCTCGAGGCGAGCCTCGCGGGAAAGGACGTGAACGCCGATTCGGACGCGGACGGCGCCGTCGACGGTGCCGGAGGCCCGTCCGCCTCGGGTGGGTCGTCCACCACGGATCCGGTCACGGGTGGTTCGTCCACAGGCACGGACTTGGCCACTCTTCAGGCGCAGCTGGCTGCCTGCCAGGCCGCGATCCAGTCCGTGCAGACCGACCAGCAGACGGTCTCGACCGCGCAGCAGGCCGTGCTGGATGCCGCATCCGCACTCGACACCGCGGTGACCAGCCTGCAGTCCGCTGTCGCCTCGACCTCGTCATCGACGCCCGCTCCCGCTCCCACCGCCGAGACGACCTCGGCGGCCTCCGGGTCGGCGCACGTCGCGGTCCTCGCCTCCGCCGTCGTCACCGCCGGGGACACCGTGGGAACGGGCGGTGCCTCCGGTTCGGGGAGCTCGATCCCGAGCTCGGGAGGGTCGACCACCATCACCGCGGACACCATCCTCTCTGACCAGGCTGCAGTGGACGCAGCGGAGGCGCAGCTCGCCATCGCGCAGGCGAACCTCGCGTTCGCCACCCTCTCGAGTCCGATCGAGGGTACGGTCGCGGCGGTCTCGATCAGCGCGGGCGCCACCGTGTCCGCCGGCTCGACCGACACCGTCATCACGGTCGTGGGCGACGACGGCTACACGGTGTCCTCCACTGTCACGCTCACGAACGTCGCGAAGCTCGAGGTCGGCCAGACGGCGACGGTGGAGCTGCCCTCCTCAGGCACCACGGTGTCCGGCACCGTGAGCGCGATCGGCCTCCTCGACACGAGCGGCTCGTCCACGCCCAGCTACGACGTCACGATCGCGCTCGATGACGCAGGCAAGACGCTCCTGAACGGCGCCTCGGCCTCGGTCACCGTGGCGGTGGCCGCAGGCGACTCGGTGCTCACCGTGCCGACCTCGGCGGTCCACCGATCGGGCACCGAGTACAGCGTCGACGTGCTTCGCGACGGGACCTCCACAGCTGCCCCGGTGGAGATCGGCGCCATGGGCTCCGAACTGACGGAGATCGCCTCGGGGCTCTCGGAGGGAGACGAGGTGGTGCTCGCCGACCTCGACGAGGCCGTCCCCTCCGACGACTCCGACACCGATTCGGGCACGGGGCTCACCGGGCTCGGCGGCACGACCGGCGGCAGCGGTTCGTTCCCCGCCGGCGGCACGTTCCCCGGAGGGGGAGCAGGGGGAGGCTTCCCGGACGGCGGGTCGCTGCCCGCGCGGTAG
- a CDS encoding VIT1/CCC1 transporter family protein has protein sequence MQERIDGSHPEEPHREGLAQRLNWLRAGVLGANDGIVSVAAVVVGVAGATPAVPAIVTAGLAALVGGAISMALGEYVSVSSQRDSERALISKERRELSEMPEQELEELTGLYRAKGLSEETARRVAEELTAHDALAAHLSAELGIDEDDVVSPWHAALASAVAFTLGAILPMLTIVFLSEQIRIPVTFAVVLVALAVTGYVAAWIGGSSRGKAALRVVVGGLLALGATFAIGTLLGTTVL, from the coding sequence ATGCAGGAGCGCATCGACGGGTCGCATCCCGAAGAACCGCACCGCGAAGGGCTCGCCCAGCGGCTGAACTGGCTGCGAGCGGGGGTGCTAGGGGCGAACGACGGGATCGTGTCGGTCGCGGCCGTCGTGGTCGGTGTAGCCGGGGCGACCCCGGCGGTGCCCGCGATCGTGACCGCCGGGCTCGCGGCTCTGGTCGGAGGAGCCATCTCGATGGCTCTGGGGGAGTACGTGTCGGTGAGCAGCCAGCGCGACAGCGAGCGCGCCCTCATCTCCAAGGAGCGACGTGAGCTGTCGGAGATGCCCGAGCAGGAGCTCGAGGAGCTGACGGGTCTCTACCGGGCGAAGGGGCTGAGTGAGGAGACCGCCCGCCGGGTGGCCGAGGAGCTCACCGCCCACGATGCTCTCGCGGCCCACCTGTCGGCCGAGCTGGGCATCGACGAGGACGACGTGGTGAGCCCGTGGCACGCCGCGCTGGCGTCGGCGGTGGCCTTCACACTGGGCGCGATCCTGCCGATGCTCACGATCGTCTTCCTGTCCGAGCAGATCCGCATCCCCGTCACGTTCGCCGTCGTCCTCGTCGCGCTCGCGGTGACCGGTTACGTGGCGGCGTGGATCGGCGGCAGCTCGCGGGGCAAGGCCGCGCTCCGCGTCGTCGTCGGCGGGCTGCTGGCGCTGGGGGCGACCTTCGCGATCGGGACCCTGCTGGGCACGACCGTGCTCTGA
- a CDS encoding phosphatase PAP2 family protein, with the protein MTSTPRHRAAAQDAILQPSAHPRRILVLAAVVVVLVTVVGFVLRGHPLDAGLSAWLNQAHVGLFGALGSAVYAAFSPIPAIIETTIIAALLWLCTRQLRIALAFGVTIAATWIPSGILKEIIDRPRPDPAILPHPFDPVQLDPSYPSGHTVYATALVVTLVLLAGRTRWRVPVVVGGTALILVVGVSLSIDAVHYPTDVVASIAWGLAVAPAARLLVVFLLAKLPPGRRVARSGPSSGREAAPSRDSKRG; encoded by the coding sequence ATGACCTCGACCCCCAGGCACCGCGCCGCGGCGCAGGACGCGATCCTGCAGCCATCCGCCCATCCGCGTCGCATCCTCGTCCTCGCGGCGGTGGTCGTGGTGCTGGTCACGGTCGTCGGGTTCGTTCTGCGCGGGCATCCGCTCGACGCCGGCCTCTCGGCCTGGCTGAACCAGGCCCATGTGGGTCTGTTCGGCGCGCTGGGCTCCGCGGTCTACGCCGCCTTCTCGCCCATCCCCGCCATCATCGAGACGACGATCATCGCGGCCCTCCTCTGGCTGTGCACGCGGCAGCTGCGGATCGCCCTCGCCTTCGGCGTGACCATCGCCGCCACCTGGATCCCCTCCGGGATCCTCAAGGAGATCATCGACCGTCCGCGGCCGGACCCGGCGATCCTCCCGCATCCCTTCGATCCCGTGCAGCTCGACCCCTCCTACCCCAGCGGCCACACGGTCTATGCGACGGCGTTGGTCGTGACGCTGGTGCTCCTCGCCGGCCGGACGCGCTGGCGGGTCCCCGTCGTGGTGGGCGGGACGGCGCTCATCCTCGTGGTCGGGGTGTCGCTGAGCATCGACGCCGTGCACTACCCGACGGATGTGGTCGCCTCGATCGCGTGGGGTCTCGCGGTCGCCCCCGCGGCGCGGCTCCTCGTGGTGTTCCTGCTCGCGAAGCTGCCCCCGGGCCGTCGAGTCGCGAGAAGCGGCCCCTCCTCGGGCCGCGAAGCGGCGCCTTCTCGCGACTCGAAGCGGGGGTAG
- a CDS encoding IclR family transcriptional regulator — MTETGSPRRNSSGLTRDIEILELLGGAEAEVSNGMGVVRIAQLTGRDKSVVSRTLATLADAGLLDRDENTLSYRLGHRLFALAAMTMESRMIGESRFRLRRIAQNARETAHLCVLRGGNVLTIASELSPHEFRTTGWEGITTAAWRTPSGRVLLSDWDDEALAQWYQEHGQDQPIVGPIPPRGAGFSVLQSPPGDKAVVTDLASLRAELARIRSTGYALLDEELELGVVGASAPVRDFSGRIVAALNVSAPKMRIGDRLPSLARFVAQNAQDLSRDLGYRA, encoded by the coding sequence ATGACCGAAACTGGCTCGCCCCGCCGCAACTCGTCCGGGCTGACCCGCGACATCGAGATCCTCGAACTCCTCGGTGGCGCCGAGGCCGAGGTCTCGAACGGCATGGGCGTCGTGCGCATCGCGCAGCTCACCGGCCGCGACAAGTCTGTGGTCTCGCGCACGCTGGCGACCCTCGCCGACGCGGGACTCCTCGACCGCGACGAGAACACGCTGAGCTATCGGCTCGGGCACCGCCTCTTCGCCCTCGCCGCGATGACGATGGAGAGTCGGATGATCGGCGAGTCGCGCTTCCGCCTGCGCCGCATCGCCCAGAACGCCCGCGAGACGGCGCATCTCTGCGTGCTCCGGGGCGGCAACGTCCTGACGATCGCGAGCGAGCTGAGCCCCCACGAGTTCCGCACGACGGGGTGGGAGGGCATCACGACGGCGGCGTGGCGGACTCCGTCCGGCCGCGTGCTGCTCTCCGACTGGGACGACGAGGCCCTCGCGCAGTGGTACCAGGAGCACGGGCAGGACCAGCCGATCGTCGGCCCCATCCCGCCGCGGGGCGCCGGCTTCTCGGTCCTTCAATCGCCGCCCGGCGACAAGGCCGTGGTCACCGACCTCGCGAGCCTGCGCGCCGAGCTCGCGCGCATCCGCTCGACCGGCTACGCCCTGCTCGACGAGGAGCTCGAGCTCGGTGTCGTCGGCGCCTCGGCGCCGGTACGCGACTTCAGCGGCCGGATCGTCGCCGCCCTCAACGTCAGCGCCCCGAAGATGCGGATCGGCGACCGCCTCCCCTCGCTCGCGCGCTTCGTCGCGCAGAACGCGCAGGACCTCTCCCGCGACCTCGGCTACCGCGCCTGA
- the fae gene encoding formaldehyde-activating enzyme — protein sequence MERREGALGMDMNIGESFVGDGVNAAHINTVAGPRSGPAGTAWATALASPSAGHVPFVAVLAPSLPVKPLTLFVTKSAPAGDEHGNHIWGPAQAGVAAGVADAVAAGVITREECDSHVIIAAVWVNPGADDADAVYRNNRTATATALRNGVERLPAIDDVLAVKDRPSNPFYTAPESGDRA from the coding sequence ATGGAGAGAAGAGAGGGTGCCCTCGGCATGGACATGAACATCGGCGAGAGCTTCGTGGGAGACGGCGTCAACGCCGCCCACATCAACACGGTGGCCGGGCCCCGCTCCGGCCCGGCGGGCACGGCCTGGGCCACGGCCCTCGCCAGCCCCAGCGCCGGGCACGTGCCCTTCGTGGCGGTGCTCGCGCCGTCGCTACCGGTGAAGCCCCTCACCCTCTTCGTCACCAAGTCGGCACCCGCCGGCGACGAGCACGGCAACCACATCTGGGGTCCTGCGCAGGCGGGGGTCGCCGCCGGGGTCGCGGATGCGGTCGCCGCCGGTGTGATCACCCGCGAGGAGTGCGACAGCCACGTCATCATCGCCGCGGTCTGGGTGAACCCGGGCGCCGACGACGCCGACGCGGTCTACCGCAACAATCGCACCGCCACCGCGACGGCACTCCGCAACGGCGTCGAGCGCCTCCCGGCCATCGACGACGTGCTCGCTGTGAAGGACCGCCCGTCCAACCCCTTCTACACCGCCCCCGAGTCTGGAGACCGCGCATGA
- a CDS encoding NAD(P)-dependent oxidoreductase, translating to MSDPRPTVGFIGLGSMGGGMTRNLQRAGFPLVVTDLRPESATELLAGGAVWADTAAQVAAASDLVITMLPTPRHVADAVSGPNGVLDGIRDGGTWIDMSTSVPEVADAVRAAAADRGLRILDAPVSGMSVGAANGMLQIFIGGDADDVARLRPVFEAMGDPERILHVGGHGAGYAVKLMINQLWFSHLVATAEVLAVGVKAGVDLGVLRDALVASPANSNFVEHDVLSILERGDYDEGFALALACKDLGLSVDLARAVNVPVELSGLVEQVFRRAKASYGDRAGEMTPFQLYEDLVGTPLRLNPVEEGVR from the coding sequence ATGAGCGACCCTCGCCCCACCGTGGGATTCATCGGCCTCGGCAGCATGGGCGGCGGGATGACGCGCAACCTGCAGCGGGCCGGCTTCCCCCTCGTCGTCACCGATCTGCGCCCCGAGTCGGCGACCGAGCTCCTCGCCGGGGGCGCGGTCTGGGCCGACACCGCAGCGCAGGTGGCGGCCGCCAGCGACCTCGTGATCACCATGCTGCCGACCCCGCGTCACGTCGCGGATGCGGTGAGCGGACCGAACGGCGTGCTCGACGGCATCCGCGACGGCGGCACCTGGATCGACATGTCGACGTCGGTGCCCGAGGTGGCCGACGCCGTCCGCGCCGCGGCTGCGGACCGCGGTCTCCGCATCCTCGACGCTCCCGTGAGCGGGATGTCGGTCGGTGCGGCCAACGGGATGCTGCAGATCTTCATCGGCGGCGACGCCGACGACGTCGCCCGGCTCCGCCCGGTGTTCGAGGCGATGGGCGACCCGGAGCGCATCCTCCATGTCGGCGGGCACGGCGCGGGATACGCGGTGAAGCTGATGATCAACCAGCTCTGGTTCTCGCACCTGGTCGCCACCGCCGAGGTGCTCGCCGTCGGCGTCAAGGCCGGGGTGGATCTCGGGGTGCTGCGCGACGCCCTCGTCGCGAGCCCGGCGAACAGCAACTTCGTCGAGCACGACGTGCTCTCGATCCTCGAGCGCGGCGACTACGACGAGGGATTCGCGCTCGCCCTCGCCTGCAAGGACCTCGGCCTCTCGGTCGACCTGGCCCGGGCCGTGAACGTCCCGGTCGAGCTGTCGGGCCTCGTCGAGCAGGTCTTCCGCCGGGCCAAGGCGAGCTACGGTGACCGGGCGGGCGAGATGACGCCTTTCCAGCTCTACGAGGACCTCGTCGGCACCCCGCTCCGCCTGAACCCTGTCGAGGAGGGAGTCCGATGA
- a CDS encoding NAD-dependent succinate-semialdehyde dehydrogenase — MTIEQTTGAAEVALLERVPTGLFLDGEWRDASTGARFDVIDPATERVLARVADASPEDGRAALDAAARAQRSWGRTAPRERAEILRRAFELVTARAEEFALLMTLEMGKPLAESRGEVAYGAEFLRWFSEEAPRIAGRYSTAPDGRNRLVVVQRPVGPSLFITPWNFPLAMATRKIAPAIAAGCTMVLKPAALTPLTALLLARVLEEAGLPPGVLNVIPTTRAGAVTGPLLKDSRLRKLSFTGSTEVGRRLIADSADQVLRVSMELGGNAPFLVFEDADLDAAVDGAVLAKMRNGGEACVAANRLLVHEDVAAEFTRRFVERMAGFTAARGTEPQSTLGPLVDAATRDKVASLVSGAVEDGARIALGGTAPEGPGYFYPATVLVDVPKDARILDEEIFGPVAPITTFRTEEEAVRLANATPFGLVCFAYTRSLDRGLRLAEELETGMLGINAGVVSNPAAPFGGVKQSGLGREGGSEGIHEYLETTYVGIADPFASLAGRDA; from the coding sequence ATGACGATCGAGCAGACGACGGGAGCAGCCGAGGTCGCGCTCCTCGAGCGGGTCCCCACGGGCCTGTTCCTCGACGGCGAGTGGCGAGACGCCTCGACAGGGGCGCGCTTCGACGTGATCGACCCCGCCACCGAGCGTGTGCTCGCCCGCGTCGCCGACGCGAGCCCCGAGGATGGGAGGGCTGCGCTCGACGCCGCCGCGCGGGCGCAGCGCTCGTGGGGCCGGACCGCCCCGCGGGAGCGGGCCGAGATCCTCCGCCGCGCGTTCGAGCTGGTCACCGCGCGGGCGGAGGAGTTCGCCCTGCTCATGACGCTCGAGATGGGCAAGCCGCTCGCCGAGTCGCGGGGGGAGGTCGCCTACGGCGCGGAGTTCCTGCGCTGGTTCTCGGAGGAGGCGCCGCGCATCGCGGGCCGCTACTCCACGGCCCCGGACGGGCGGAACCGCCTCGTGGTGGTGCAGCGACCCGTCGGGCCGAGCCTGTTCATCACCCCCTGGAACTTCCCCCTCGCCATGGCGACCAGGAAGATCGCCCCGGCGATCGCGGCGGGCTGCACGATGGTGCTGAAGCCCGCGGCCCTCACGCCGCTCACGGCGCTCCTGCTGGCCCGGGTCCTGGAGGAGGCGGGCCTGCCGCCCGGCGTGCTCAACGTCATCCCGACCACCAGGGCCGGCGCGGTCACCGGTCCCCTCCTCAAGGACTCGCGACTCCGCAAGCTCTCGTTCACGGGCTCGACCGAGGTGGGCCGTCGGCTGATCGCCGACTCGGCCGATCAGGTGCTCAGGGTGTCGATGGAGCTCGGCGGCAACGCCCCGTTCCTCGTGTTCGAGGATGCGGACCTCGACGCCGCCGTCGACGGCGCCGTGCTCGCCAAGATGCGGAACGGCGGCGAGGCGTGCGTCGCGGCGAACCGGCTGCTCGTCCACGAGGACGTCGCCGCCGAGTTCACGCGCCGCTTCGTCGAGCGCATGGCCGGATTCACCGCGGCCCGCGGCACCGAGCCCCAGTCGACGCTCGGTCCGCTCGTCGATGCGGCGACCCGCGACAAGGTCGCGTCGTTGGTCTCCGGGGCGGTGGAGGACGGCGCCCGGATCGCGCTCGGCGGGACCGCCCCCGAGGGGCCCGGCTACTTCTACCCCGCGACCGTCCTCGTCGACGTGCCGAAGGATGCGCGCATCCTCGACGAGGAGATCTTCGGCCCGGTCGCCCCCATCACGACCTTCCGCACCGAGGAGGAGGCCGTCCGTCTCGCCAACGCGACGCCGTTCGGACTCGTCTGCTTCGCTTACACCCGCAGCCTCGACCGCGGTCTGCGCCTGGCGGAGGAGCTCGAGACGGGCATGCTGGGCATCAACGCCGGCGTGGTGTCGAACCCCGCGGCGCCGTTCGGCGGCGTCAAGCAGTCGGGGCTCGGCCGCGAGGGCGGATCCGAGGGCATCCACGAGTACCTCGAGACCACCTACGTGGGGATCGCGGACCCGTTCGCGAGCCTCGCTGGAAGGGACGCGTGA
- a CDS encoding SDR family oxidoreductase: MEISDFSTSWFSLEGKRAIVTGGNTGLGRAFTVALAAAGADVFVPGLAADDGETERLVSGHGRRFAFVEADITTPGRADEVVEQCVDTLGGLDILVNSAGISLLAEVQDFGRDEWDPMVAVNLTAAFEFAHAAARVMIPQRSGKIVNIASLFSFLGGRMSPAYAATKAGIAGFTRAYADELGEHGIQVNALAPGYFATAITERTRSDPDTNRRVLEHIPTGRWGDPADLMGALVFLSSRAADYVTGTTLVVDGGYLVR, from the coding sequence ATGGAGATCTCGGACTTCTCGACCTCGTGGTTCTCGCTTGAGGGCAAGCGCGCGATCGTCACCGGCGGCAACACCGGGCTCGGGCGCGCCTTCACCGTCGCGCTGGCGGCGGCCGGAGCGGACGTCTTCGTCCCCGGTCTCGCCGCCGACGACGGGGAGACCGAACGGCTGGTCTCCGGCCACGGACGGCGCTTCGCGTTCGTCGAGGCCGACATCACCACTCCCGGACGGGCGGACGAGGTGGTCGAGCAGTGCGTCGACACCCTCGGCGGCCTCGACATCCTGGTCAACTCGGCGGGGATCTCGCTGCTGGCCGAGGTGCAGGACTTCGGGCGGGACGAGTGGGACCCGATGGTGGCGGTCAACCTCACGGCCGCCTTCGAGTTCGCGCACGCCGCTGCGCGGGTGATGATCCCGCAGCGTTCGGGGAAGATCGTCAACATCGCGTCGCTCTTCTCCTTCCTCGGCGGCCGGATGTCACCGGCCTACGCCGCCACCAAGGCCGGGATCGCCGGGTTCACCCGGGCCTACGCCGATGAGCTCGGCGAGCACGGGATCCAGGTCAACGCGCTGGCGCCGGGGTACTTCGCGACCGCCATCACGGAGCGCACCCGCTCCGACCCCGACACGAACCGTCGGGTCCTCGAGCACATCCCCACGGGGCGCTGGGGCGACCCGGCCGACCTCATGGGCGCGCTCGTCTTCCTCTCGTCCCGCGCGGCCGACTACGTCACGGGGACCACGCTCGTCGTCGACGGCGGATACCTCGTGCGATGA
- a CDS encoding FAD-binding oxidoreductase → MPASRSPLSRDEIAAALTGLLGADAVDTSDAALREASVDRFKKYTAAHGIFDGPFPSAIAYPESTQQVSEVLRFANENLVAVVPRTGRTATEGGLETVVADSIVLDCSRIDSIISIDAENMMVTVGCGVPLQRLEDELRPLGLTTGHSPQSKPLAQYGGLTATRSIGQFSTLYGGIEDMVVGLEAVLADGTITRIKNVPRRAAGPDIRHLVIGNEGALCIITEVTIKVFRFQPENYRFFGFLVDDFATGVDALRELVTAGYRPSVARVYSPEDAGQHFSHFSDGKNVVVLVAEGPRRIADATADAILETFAERPHVRVDDELIEQWFNRLNWGQDAIDRERADMIERPHLGYTTEVSVDWSRVDELYHAVMDRVRSEFPRAEDLTMLGAHSSHSYQTGTNLYFVYDYWIRVDPRDEITEYHKPLNAIIVEEALRLGGSMVHHHGIGKYRTDWTLEEHGSAYPLLERLKTALDPNGIMNPGTIFPLEDGGPAAAVRTSA, encoded by the coding sequence ATGCCTGCCTCCCGTTCCCCGCTCAGCCGTGACGAGATCGCCGCCGCCCTCACCGGGCTCCTCGGCGCCGACGCGGTCGACACCAGCGACGCCGCCCTCCGGGAGGCGAGCGTCGACCGCTTCAAGAAGTACACCGCCGCCCACGGCATCTTCGACGGCCCGTTCCCCTCGGCTATCGCCTACCCGGAGTCGACGCAGCAGGTCAGCGAGGTCCTCCGGTTCGCGAACGAGAACCTCGTCGCCGTCGTGCCGCGGACCGGTCGCACGGCGACCGAGGGCGGACTCGAGACCGTCGTCGCCGACTCGATCGTGCTCGACTGCTCGCGCATCGACTCCATCATCTCGATCGACGCCGAGAACATGATGGTGACCGTGGGATGCGGTGTGCCGCTGCAGAGGCTCGAGGACGAGCTGCGGCCCCTGGGCCTGACCACCGGCCACTCGCCCCAGTCGAAGCCGCTCGCCCAGTACGGCGGGCTCACCGCCACCCGCTCGATCGGCCAGTTCTCGACCCTCTACGGCGGCATCGAGGACATGGTCGTCGGGCTCGAGGCCGTGCTCGCCGACGGCACGATCACCCGGATCAAGAACGTGCCGCGCCGTGCCGCAGGGCCCGACATCCGCCATCTCGTCATCGGCAACGAGGGCGCCCTCTGCATCATCACCGAGGTCACCATCAAGGTCTTCCGCTTCCAGCCCGAGAACTACCGGTTCTTCGGCTTCCTCGTCGACGACTTCGCCACCGGCGTGGATGCTCTGCGCGAGCTGGTCACCGCCGGCTACCGGCCGAGCGTCGCCCGGGTGTACTCGCCGGAGGACGCCGGGCAGCACTTCTCGCACTTCTCGGACGGCAAGAACGTCGTCGTCCTGGTGGCGGAGGGGCCGAGGAGGATCGCGGACGCGACGGCCGACGCCATCCTCGAGACCTTCGCGGAGCGCCCTCACGTGCGCGTCGACGACGAGCTCATCGAGCAGTGGTTCAACCGGCTCAACTGGGGTCAGGACGCGATCGACAGGGAGCGCGCCGACATGATCGAGCGCCCCCATCTCGGCTACACCACCGAGGTGTCGGTCGACTGGTCGCGCGTCGACGAGCTCTACCACGCGGTCATGGACCGCGTGCGGAGCGAGTTCCCGAGGGCGGAGGATCTGACGATGCTGGGCGCGCACTCCTCGCACAGCTACCAGACCGGGACCAACCTCTACTTCGTCTACGACTACTGGATCAGGGTCGACCCGCGCGACGAGATCACCGAGTACCACAAGCCCCTCAACGCGATCATCGTCGAGGAGGCGCTGCGGCTCGGCGGCTCGATGGTGCACCACCACGGGATCGGGAAGTACCGCACCGACTGGACGCTCGAGGAGCACGGCTCCGCGTACCCGCTGCTGGAGCGGCTGAAGACGGCGCTCGACCCGAACGGCATCATGAACCCGGGCACCATCTTCCCGCTCGAGGACGGTGGTCCCGCGGCCGCGGTGCGGACGTCCGCGTGA